One genomic window of Arachis stenosperma cultivar V10309 chromosome 10, arast.V10309.gnm1.PFL2, whole genome shotgun sequence includes the following:
- the LOC130955401 gene encoding protein trichome birefringence-like 19 gives MKFEAITIPKGLFLFPCTLVVVVVLIPLMRSLNESASNIYGTNFEAVETRSSCNIFSGNWSRYEKGPYYNNDTCPYIAEKQNCFTNRRPDREFLQWRWKPHQCELPLFDALQFFNLVNGKSMAFVGDSIGRNQMESLLCLLSSVSHPEDITTKHISNYKDDMYFKWWFYADYNFTLTTLWSPFLVKSTRDYLNDTSSDNAEKLYLDEADQAWTSQIQNFDFIIFSGGQWFFRPLTFIQNDQVIGCQLCQNNTQHDFHGYRIAFRTAFRAIVNLKGFKGLTFLVTHSPNHFENGEWNKGGACNRTMPYASMEDEVAMHIPYALEELHQMQVEEFLEAEKEAKKKGLKFVLMDITDAMLMRPDGHPNKYGHAIHKNVTINDCVHWCMPGPVDTWNEFLLYLLKMQM, from the exons ATGAAGTTTGAGGCCATTACAATTCCGAAAGGTTTGTTCCTATTTCCATGCACACTCGTTGTAGTTGTTGTGCTCATTCCTCTGATGAGAAGCTTGAACGAATCAGCTTCTAATATATACGGCACCAATTTTGAAGCCGTAGAAACAAGGAGTTCATGTAACATCTTCTCTGGGAATTGGAGTCGTTATGAGAAGGGACCTTACTACAATAACGACACGTGTCCTTACATAGCGGAGAAGCAGAATTGCTTCACGAATCGGAGACCTGATAGAGAGTTTCTCCAATGGAGATGGAAACCTCATCAGTGTGAGCTTCCTCTGTTCGATGCTCTTCAATTCTTCAATCTGGTCAACGGAAAGTCAATGGCCTTTGTTGGAGACTCAATTGGAAGGAATCAAATGGAATCTTTGTTGTGCCTCCTCAGTAGT gttTCTCATCCGGAAGATATTACAACCAAACATATATCAAATTATAAAGACGACATGTATTTCAAATGGTGGTTCTATGCTGATTACAATTTTACCCTTACAACATTGTGGTCTCCTTTTCTAGTGAAATCCACTAGAGATTACCTTAATGATACTTCTTCGGACAATGCGGAAAAACTCTATCTAGATGAAGCAGATCAAGCTTGGACTAGTCAAATACAGAATTTTGACTTCATAATTTTCTCAGGAGGACAATGGTTCTTTAGGCCCTTAACATTCATCCAGAATGACCAAGTTATTGGATGTCAATTATGTCAAAACAACACTCAACATGACTTCCATGGATATAGAATTGCATTTAGAACAGCCTTTAGAGCTATTGTAAATCTTAAAGGGTTTAAGGGGTTAACATTTTTGGTGACACACTCTCCGAATCACTTTGAGAATGGAGAGTGGAACAAAGGTGGGGCTTGTAATAGAACAATGCCATATGCTAGCATGGAAGATGAGGTGGCAATGCATATTCCATATGCACTAGAGGAGTTACATCAAATGCAGGTGGAGGAGTTTTTAGAAGCAGAAAAGGAAGCAAAGAAAAAGGGTTTGAAATTTGTTCTGATGGATATAACTGATGCAATGTTAATGAGACCAGATGGGCATCCCAATAAATATGGACATGCGATTCATAAAAATGTTACCATCAATGACTGTGTCCATTGGTGTATGCCAGGACCTGTTGATACGTGGAATGAGTTTTTGTTATATTTGTTGAAAATGCAGATGTGA
- the LOC130955875 gene encoding protein trichome birefringence-like 19 isoform X2, which yields MKLEGTEILKCNYAARNIPRASKIFATSFESKEETRRSSCNVFSGNWTPYLKGPYYSNETCPFIFDKQNCLLHGRPDREFLQWRWKPNECQLPLFDAAQFLKMVKGKSMAFVGDSIGRNQMESLLCLLSSVARPEDITGKHASDSTYFKWWFYPDHNFTLALLWSPFLVKSSKSYLNDSSNFYLSEKLYLDEPDEAWASQIEDFDVVIFSGGQWFFRPLTFMEHGHVVGCQKCQNNTELDFYGYRIAFRTAFKTILNLKGFKGLTFVVTHSPNHFENGLWNTGGGCNRTKLVTTVEEKVAVHPYGIEELHQIQIEEFREAENEAKKKGLELGLIDITEAMLVRPDGHPNSYGHAIDKNITVNDCVHWCLPGPVDTWNEILLYHMKTRM from the exons ATGAAGTTAGAGGGTACTGAGATTTTGAAGTGCAACTATGCAGCAAGAAACATCCCCAGAG CTTCTAAGATATTTGCCACAAGCTTTGAATCTAAAGAAGAAACAAGAAGGAGTAGTTGCAATGTTTTCTCTGGGAACTGGACTCCTTATCTCAAGGGACCGTACTACAGCAATGAGACATGCCCTTTCATATTTGACAAGCAGAATTGCCTTCTGCATGGAAGACCTGACAGGGAgtttcttcaatggagatggaAACCTAATGAGTGTCAGCTTCCTCTCTTTGATGCTGCTCAGTTCTTGAAGATGGTCAAAGGGAAGTCAATGGCCTTTGTTGGGGACTCAATCGGGAGAAATCAAATGGAGTCCTTGTTGTGCCTCCTTAGTTCt GTTGCGCGTCCTGAAGATATTACAGGGAAACACGCATCAGACAGCACATACTTCAAATGGTGGTTCTATCCTGATCACAATTTCACTCTTGCATTATTATGGTCCCCCTTTCTAGTCAAGTCCAGCAAAAGTTATCTCAATGATAGTTCTAATTTCTACCTTTCCGAGAAGCTTTATCTCGATGAACCAGATGAAGCTTGGGCTAGTCAAATTGAAGACTTCGACGTTGTGATCTTCTCTGGAGGACAATGGTTCTTCCGACCGCTAACATTCATGGAACACGGCCACGTTGTTGGATGTCAAAAATGCCAGAACAACACTGAGCTCGACTTCTATGGATACAGGATCGCATTCAGAACAGCTTTCAAGACCATTTTAAATCTTAAAGGGTTCAAGGGGTTGACATTTGTGGTGACACACTCTCCGAACCACTTTGAGAATGGGCTGTGGAACACTGGTGGTGGTTGTAACAGAACGAAGTTAGTTACCACCGTGGAAGAAAAGGTGGCAGTGCATCCATATGGAATAGAAGAATTGCACCAAATACAAATAGAAGAATTCAGAGAGGCAGAAAACGAAGCTAAGAAGAAGGGTTTGGAGTTGGGTTTGATTGATATAACTGAAGCAATGCTGGTGAGGCCAGATGGGCATCCCAATAGTTATGGCCATGCCATTGATAAAAACATTACTGTCAATGATTGTGTTCATTGGTGCCTGCCAGGTCCTGTTGATACGTGGAATGAGATTTTGCTATATCACATGAAAACAAGGATGTGA
- the LOC130958181 gene encoding protein trichome birefringence-like 19, with translation MTFDAKERFSCKNLSGNIFQLPITLLIATVVLFPLMRIIDKPQLFGSIEEETRECNIFSGNWASYHLKEPYYNNETCPHIIDPYNCIKNGRPDREFLKLRWKPYGCELPLFNATEFLRLVQGKSMAFVGDSMGRNQMDSLICLLNSVGRLEDITERYTSKDDIHFRWWFSSNYNFTLTILWAPFLVKATGADLRGSAFDSSLSLYLDEPNDAWVSKVEDFDYVIFSSGQWFYRPLTFYENGQIVGGQQGVSKVQDINLYGYKKAFQTSFKTIMNLKRFKGLTFLVTQSAKHFEHGEYNEGGNCNRTRPFTKEERQGYNNGELLEAMHHAQVDEFREAEKEARKKGLQFGLIDISEATSLRSDAHPDKYGLIYNKNVKVVDCVHWCLPGAIDTWNEFLFYKMKQAINKTSTSI, from the exons ATGACGTTTGATGCAAAGGAGAGATTCAGTTGCAAGAATTTATCAGGAAACATTTTTCAATTGCCAATCACTCTGCTTATTGCAACTGTGGTACTATTTCCTCTGATGAGGATCATAGACAAACCACAGTTATTTGGGAGCATAGAAGAAGAAACAAGAGAATGCAACATATTTTCGGGGAATTGGGCTTCTTATCATCTTAAGGAGCCTTACTACAATAATGAGACATGCCCTCACATCATAGATCCTTATAACTGCATCAAGAATGGGAGACCTGACAGAGAGTTTCTCAAGTTAAGGTGGAAGCCTTATGGCTGTGAGCTTCCACTATTTAATGCAACTGAATTCTTGAGACTTGTTCAAGGCAAGTCAATGGCCTTTGTTGGTGACTCCATGGGCAGAAATCAGATGGATTCTTTGATCTGCCTCCTAAATTCT GTTGGTAGACTTGAGGATATTACAGAAAGATACACGTCTAAGGATGACATACATTTTAGATGGTGGTTCAGTTCAAATTACAATTTCACTCTTACAATATTATGGGCTCCATTTTTAGTTAAAGCTACTGGTGCTGATCTCCGTGGTAGTGCATTTGACAGTTCATTAAGCCTTTATCTTGATGAGCCAAATGATGCTTGGGTCAGCAAGGTTGAGGATTTTGATTATGTGATTTTCTCATCAGGACAATGGTTCTATCGACCATTGACTTTCTATGAGAATGGTCAAATTGTTGGAGGTCAACAAGGAGTAAGTAAAGTACAAGACATTAACTTGTATGGTTACAAAAAGGCTTTTCAAACATCTTTTAAAACCATCATGAACCTTAAAAGGTTCAAAGGGTTGACTTTTTTGGTGACACAATCTGCAAAACACTTTGAGCATGGAGAGTATAATGAAGGTGGGAATTGTAACAGAACAAGACCATTTACAAAAGAAGAAAGACAAGGCTATAACAATGGGGAGCTCTTGGAAGCAATGCATCATGCTCAAGTGGATGAATTTAGAGAAGCAGAAAAGGAAGCTAGAAAAAAAGGGTTGCAGTTTGGTTTGATAGATATAAGTGAAGCAACATCATTGAGGTCTGATGCACATCCTGATAAATATGGCCTTATTTATAATAAGAATGTTAAGGTTGTAGATTGTGTACATTGGTGCTTGCCTGGTGCTATTGACACGTGGAATGAATTTTTGTTCTATAAAATGAAACAAGCAATCAACAAGACAAGTACTTCAATTTGA
- the LOC130956500 gene encoding protein trichome birefringence-like 19, with amino-acid sequence MKFDAKEIFSCKYLSKNIFQLPITLLVATVVLFPLIRIINKPHLYGSIEEETRECNIFFGHWATYHPKEPYYNNETCPHIIDQFNCIKFGRPDREFLKLRWKPYGCELPLFNASEFLRLVQGKSMAFVGDSMARNQMDSLICLLNTAGKLEDVTERYTSKDDVFFRWWFSPGYNFTLTILWSPFLVKVTGADQRGRSFDGSMNLYLDDPNDAWASKIEDFDFVIFSTGQWFYRPLTFYENGHIVGGQQGGKYIKDLNLYGYKKAFQTSFKTIMNLKKFKGLTFLITQSAKHFEHGEYNESGNCNRTRPFTKEERQGYNYGELLKAMHDIQVDEFREAEKEVRKKGLHFGLIDISDATSMRPDAHPDQYGLIYNKNVKVIDCVHWCLPGAIDTWNEFLFYKMKQAIHKTSTSI; translated from the exons ATGAAGTTTGATGCAAAGGAGATATTTAGTTGCAAGTATTTAtccaaaaacatttttcaactACCAATCACTCTGCTTGTTGCAACCGTGGTACTCTTTCCTCTAATCAGAATCATAAACAAACCACATTTATATGGGAGCATAGAAGAAGAAACAAGAGAATGCAACATATTTTTTGGGCATTGGGCTACTTACCATCCTAAGGAGCCTTATTACAATAATGAGACATGCCCTCACATCATAGATCAATTTAACTGCATCAAGTTTGGGAGACCTGACAGAGAGTTTCTCAAGTTAAGGTGGAAGCCTTATGGTTGTGAGCTTCCACTATTTAATGCATCTGAGTTCTTGAGACTTGTTCAAGGTAAGTCAATGGCCTTTGTTGGAGACTCTATGGCAAGAAATCAGATGGATTCCTTGATCTGCCTTCTAAACACT GCGGGTAAACTTGAAGATGTTACAGAAAGATATACATCAAAGGATGATGTATTTTTCAGATGGTGGTTCAGTCCGGGTTACAATTTTACCCTTACAATATTATGGTCACCATTTTTGGTTAAAGTTACTGGTGCTGATCAACGTGGCCGTTCATTTGATGGTTCTATGAATCTTTACCTTGATGATCCAAATGATGCTTGGGCCAGCAAGATTGAGGATTTTGACTTTGTGATTTTCTCAACAGGACAATGGTTCTATCGACCGTTGACTTTCTATGAGAATGGTCATATTGTTGGAGGTCAACAAGGAGGGAAGTACATAAAAGACCTTAACTTGTATGGTTACAAGAAAGCTTTTCAAACATCTTTTAAAACCATCATGAACCTTAAAAAGTTCAAAGGGTTGACTTTTTTGATAACACAATCTGCAAAACACTTTGAGCATGGAGAGTATAATGAAAGTGGAAATTGTAACAGGACAAGaccattcacaaaagaagaaagGCAAGGCTATAACTATGGGGAGCTCTTGAAAGCAATGCATGATATTCAAGTGGATGAATTTAGAGAAGCAGAAAAGGAAGTTAGAAAAAAAGGGTTGCACTTTGGTTTGATAGATATAAGTGATGCAACGTCAATGAGGCCTGATGCACATCCTGATCAATATGGCCTAATTTATAATAAGAATGTTAAGGTCATAGATTGTGTACATTGGTGCCTGCCTGGTGCTATTGATACTTGGAATGAATTTTTGTTCTACAAGATGAAACAAGCAATCCACAAGACAAGTACTTCAATTTGA
- the LOC130954700 gene encoding protein LIGHT-DEPENDENT SHORT HYPOCOTYLS 10-like: MSTAQLQNDLSSAQPSSSSRPAPDQHASSATVAAPLSRYESQKKRDWNTFGQYLKNQTPPVSLSQCNFNHVLEFLRYLDQFGKTKVHMNGCIFFGQPDPPAPCTCPLRQAWGSLDALIGRLRAAYEEHGGSPESNPFGSGAIRVYLREVKECQAKARGIPYTKKKKKRSSQIKGISNHDTSSKSLKQLAS, translated from the coding sequence ATGTCCACCGCCCAACTGCAAAACGACTTGTCTTCAGCTCAACCCTCATCATCTTCTAGACCCGCACCCGATCAACACGCGTCTTCTGCGACCGTGGCGGCTCCTTTGAGCCGCTACGAGTCACAAAAGAAGCGAGACTGGAACACGTTCGGACAGTATCTGAAGAATCAGACACCGCCGGTGTCCCTGTCTCAGTGCAATTTCAACCACGTGCTCGAATTCCTCCGTTACCTTGACCAATTTGGCAAGACTAAGGTTCATATGAACGGTTGCATCTTTTTTGGGCAGCCTGACCCTCCGGCCCCGTGCACCTGCCCTCTCAGGCAGGCGTGGGGTAGCCTAGACGCCCTCATAGGGCGTCTGAGAGCTGCCTACGAGGAGCACGGAGGCTCCCCGGAGTCGAACCCCTTCGGAAGCGGAGCTATTAGGGTGTACCTTCGTGAGGTGAAGGAGTGCCAGGCAAAGGCAAGAGGGATCCCTTAcaccaagaagaagaagaagaggagcaGCCAGATTAAGGGGATTAGCAATCACGACACTTCCTCAAAGTCTTTGAAGCAATTGGCTTCTTGA
- the LOC130955875 gene encoding protein trichome birefringence-like 19 isoform X1: MKLEGTEILKCNYAARNIPRGVVLLPFTLVVILLLFPLLRTLNLSASKIFATSFESKEETRRSSCNVFSGNWTPYLKGPYYSNETCPFIFDKQNCLLHGRPDREFLQWRWKPNECQLPLFDAAQFLKMVKGKSMAFVGDSIGRNQMESLLCLLSSVARPEDITGKHASDSTYFKWWFYPDHNFTLALLWSPFLVKSSKSYLNDSSNFYLSEKLYLDEPDEAWASQIEDFDVVIFSGGQWFFRPLTFMEHGHVVGCQKCQNNTELDFYGYRIAFRTAFKTILNLKGFKGLTFVVTHSPNHFENGLWNTGGGCNRTKLVTTVEEKVAVHPYGIEELHQIQIEEFREAENEAKKKGLELGLIDITEAMLVRPDGHPNSYGHAIDKNITVNDCVHWCLPGPVDTWNEILLYHMKTRM, from the exons ATGAAGTTAGAGGGTACTGAGATTTTGAAGTGCAACTATGCAGCAAGAAACATCCCCAGAGGTGTGGTCCTGTTACCCTTCACTCTTGTTGTGATACTGCTCCTCTTTCCTCTTCTCAGAACCTTGAATCTATCAGCTTCTAAGATATTTGCCACAAGCTTTGAATCTAAAGAAGAAACAAGAAGGAGTAGTTGCAATGTTTTCTCTGGGAACTGGACTCCTTATCTCAAGGGACCGTACTACAGCAATGAGACATGCCCTTTCATATTTGACAAGCAGAATTGCCTTCTGCATGGAAGACCTGACAGGGAgtttcttcaatggagatggaAACCTAATGAGTGTCAGCTTCCTCTCTTTGATGCTGCTCAGTTCTTGAAGATGGTCAAAGGGAAGTCAATGGCCTTTGTTGGGGACTCAATCGGGAGAAATCAAATGGAGTCCTTGTTGTGCCTCCTTAGTTCt GTTGCGCGTCCTGAAGATATTACAGGGAAACACGCATCAGACAGCACATACTTCAAATGGTGGTTCTATCCTGATCACAATTTCACTCTTGCATTATTATGGTCCCCCTTTCTAGTCAAGTCCAGCAAAAGTTATCTCAATGATAGTTCTAATTTCTACCTTTCCGAGAAGCTTTATCTCGATGAACCAGATGAAGCTTGGGCTAGTCAAATTGAAGACTTCGACGTTGTGATCTTCTCTGGAGGACAATGGTTCTTCCGACCGCTAACATTCATGGAACACGGCCACGTTGTTGGATGTCAAAAATGCCAGAACAACACTGAGCTCGACTTCTATGGATACAGGATCGCATTCAGAACAGCTTTCAAGACCATTTTAAATCTTAAAGGGTTCAAGGGGTTGACATTTGTGGTGACACACTCTCCGAACCACTTTGAGAATGGGCTGTGGAACACTGGTGGTGGTTGTAACAGAACGAAGTTAGTTACCACCGTGGAAGAAAAGGTGGCAGTGCATCCATATGGAATAGAAGAATTGCACCAAATACAAATAGAAGAATTCAGAGAGGCAGAAAACGAAGCTAAGAAGAAGGGTTTGGAGTTGGGTTTGATTGATATAACTGAAGCAATGCTGGTGAGGCCAGATGGGCATCCCAATAGTTATGGCCATGCCATTGATAAAAACATTACTGTCAATGATTGTGTTCATTGGTGCCTGCCAGGTCCTGTTGATACGTGGAATGAGATTTTGCTATATCACATGAAAACAAGGATGTGA
- the LOC130955400 gene encoding protein trichome birefringence-like 19: MVFLPLIQIINSNQSSSDVYAISTLNSTTAETRNCNIFSGHWSPYPKGPYYNNETCPYIIEHLNCIKFEQPDREFLKLRWEPYDCELPLFNAKEFLRLVQGKSMAFVGDSISRNQIASLLCLINSDANLVDVTREYTSEDNAPYFKLWYCIKHNFTLTIVWSPFLVKAMDDDPYGYDHSLSRAMNLYLDEPDEAWVNKIVNFDYVIISTGQWFLSPMNFFENGEIVANKRSKEDMEHNLYGYRKAFQTCFRTIKNLKGFKGSTFLVTHSPNHFEYEKWNEGGYCNRTKPYTKEEMLKYYNHWNVLKSFHDVQLEEFREAEKEARKKGLQFGLIDVSEAMAMRPDGHPGKYGHLYYNNVKVTDCAHWCLPGPVDTWNQFLLYMMKGISTPI; encoded by the exons ATGGTATTTCTTCCTCTGATACAGATCATAAATTCAAATCAATCATCTTCTGACGTATATGCCATCAGCACTTTGAATAGCACAACAGCAGAAACAAGAAATTGCAACATATTTTCTGGACATTGGAGTCCTTATCCTAAAGGACCTTATTACAATAATGAAACATGTCCATACATAATAGAGCATCTAAACTGCATCAAGTTTGAACAACCTGACAGAGAGTTCCTCAAATTGAGGTGGGAACCTTATGATTGTGAGCTTCCACTATTCAATGCAAAAGAATTCTTGAGGCTTGTACAAGGAAAGTCAATGGCCTTTGTTGGAGACTCTATTTCCAGAAATCAAATTGCTTCATTATTGTGCCTCATAAACAGT GATGCTAATCTTGTTGATGTTACAAGAGAATATACATCTGAGGACAATGCACCTTATTTCAAATTGTGGTACTGCATTAAACACAATTTTACTCTAACAATAGTATGGTCCCCTTTTCTAGTTAAAGCCATGGATGATGATCCCTATGGCTATGATCATTCACTTAGCAGGGCCATGAACCTTTATCTTGACGAGCCGGATGAAGCTTGGGTCAACAAAATTGTGAATTTTGACTATGTAATTATCTCAACAGGACAATGGTTCTTAAGTCCCATGAATTTCTTTGAAAATGGTGAAATTGTTGCAAATAAAAGGAGTAAAGAGGACATGGAACATAACTTGTACGGGTACAGAAAGGCATTTCAAACTTGCTTTAGAACTATCAAAAACCTTAAAGGGTTTAAAGGTTCAACATTTTTAGTGACTCACTCTCCAAACCACTTTGAATATGAAAAATGGAATGAAGGTGGGTATTGTAACAGAACAAAGCCCTATACCAAAGAAGAAATGCTCAAGTATTATAATCATTGGAATGTTCTGAAATCATTTCATGATGTACAATTGGAGGAATTTAGAGAAGCAGAAAAGGAAGCTAGGAAAAAGGGGTTGCAATTTGGTTTGATTGATGTAAGTGAAGCTATGGCCATGAGGCCTGATGGACATCCTGGTAAATATGGCCATTTATATTACAACAATGTTAAGGTTACTGATTGTGCTCATTGGTGTTTGCCGGGTCCTGTTGATACATGGAACCAGTTTTTGCTCTATATGATGAAGGGGATAAGCACTCCAATTTAA